In the Microplitis mediator isolate UGA2020A chromosome 5, iyMicMedi2.1, whole genome shotgun sequence genome, cgctCATGCACTGAATGCTTAATGCACCGAATTTTTCACTATTTACGACCGCTAAGTTTTCTTGATTGACATAAAAATTCGCCGCACTACATTTCGCAATATGTTCCGTAATTGCATCATTAACTTTTCCTGAATTATTTAGTCTTGAAGTAAATGCTGTTTTACCTCTAgtgtttttcaaattaatatcaataccaGCATTTAGAAGTTGCCTTATGATATTATCGTCGGTCGCATTCATAATTCCGTAATGAAGTGCTGAATCTTTACAATCTGTCACCATATTTATATCAAACATATCatgatttaagaaaaattctaCTGCTTCCGAGTTTCGCATTTGGACAACAATATGCAGAAGACTTTCtcctaaatgtttttttctgaTATTAACATCTAAACCGTAGGCCAGAAGAAGTTTTATAATTGGTACATTTCCTCTAATAGCAGCAAAGATTAGTGGTGATCGATATTTATCGATATCAGCATCAGCATTCGGATtagcattattttttaaaagtagctCTACCATTTCTACATTCATTAAACTAATAGCGATATTTAATGGTACAATGGCAAAATCTAATTTATAACAATGCATTAACATACTCAGACTGTGAAGGGATGATAGTAATAACTCAGGATCAGAAGTATGATCTTCTTCATAATATTTGATAACTGCTTCCAGGAAACTTCCCGATTCAGAGATTTCAATTTGATGATTAATATTACTGATAACGTCTGCTCCATAGCTTATTAGACTTTGAATTGTTGTCAGGTTATTAGTCATAACAGCAATGTTAAAAACTTTACCCCAGCatttactttttgaatttatatcaGCTCCTTTGCGGAGCAGATAgttcactaattttttatcattattaacaGTTGCTATTTGAAGCAACGTTAAACCACTCAAGACTGGAATCACTTCGTTGATATCTTCGATCACACCTTTTTTTATCGACTTGGAAATGTACTTGTAGGTAAACTTTGAACGGCTTAATTCCATTGTAATGAATTTGATATagttgataattgtttatttttaacaaatgaatatttaaataaacgaacTTGAGCACTTTACTGTTAGAGTTACTGTTCACTTTGTACTAATTCAACGATATATTATTGGTAAAATTTGGTTGTACTGATGTAGTCTTAAGACGAGAGTAACTGTACGACTGGCAGTCTCAAGATCAAAACTGAGTTTAAATGATGATGTCTATGGTACCCTCAACTTTAGCAAAAACGCCCCCGATAATGATTTTTCTCGCCCTACTCTTCAAAATCTATCGTCATAATTACAACAAAGACATAATTACTCAAAAGTAAACCCATATAGGACAATAATAGTTCTCAAGttgttcttaaaattaatttctttctactaaaattaaattcgtCTATTCGACAATACGGGATTCTCAATAAGTCCATTATCTTAACTGTTATAGTTTTCCAGTCTTTCTCTCAATAGCTTtctaatcttaaaatttaaataaattatgagcTAATGACGATTGTATgttatagaaatatttatactaaaaCTAACTATTCATGAGTTTTACGAAAATGCgagtaattaaatacttaTGTATTGTACTATTGTAATACTGTCTATGAGTgtcccctgattaaaaaaaatgattaaaaatgatttcacacgttaaatgtccataagagaaaggattagaaatgatttgaaggattaaaaagtatttaaaatgattaaaaaacaaatcattttaaatactttttaatcattttttttaatcagggtcaTTACAATAATCCATATTTGAAGCATGAATATTTTCTGGATTTTCTGGAAATAATTAgactgttaaatttttacctgaGTCCTAATGAGCGATTTAATTACGGTCCGGGGAAAATTTTCGTATCTGCAATAGatttaagttaaattaaaatatattgttgtccgcaaaaatgaaacgtttttttttaagagcaactgaaaattttttctatttacttggaatatcattgaaaaaaaaaagattttgcgtatttgagtccttgAAAACAGTAGTTCTTTGAGCATCCTATTTTATCCTCTTCCCctcttctatatatatatatatatatatatatatatatatatatatatatatatatatatatatatatatatatatatatatatatattaaaaactaGCTGTCCCCCACCCGCTTCGAGGGGCtgagattaaaatttatatttatttattaacaaactattcttgaaaaaatttgatatttgttattgattatttttttcaaatatacttttttttttaatatacacctacttataaaatttaattacaattttaaagtCCAACcaagttataattaatttacataattacataactaaattaaaaagttatgacAATGCTTCTTTGTACACTAACTTGTCATACCATCTTCTGgtgcataaataaataagctgGAAGActcataatctttaaaaatgattaaaaatcattattagaATATATTTACGAATATGTCTATGTGGGAtttaggaaattaaataatattagttACGTGACTATCgtgaaattttaatgaatgtaTCTGACTACCAAGGAATCATAAAAGTTGAACTCCTAACATCTCCTTCAGAAAGCGTAAATACAAAATACTCAACGccattattaaattgaaaccCATACGTCTTCACTCTGAATCCTTGGAAACTGttcagaataataatttttttaacttttattgtaccataaatctttaaaatcaacaaaaattacatactcatataattaattagccCTCATGTACCGATGACGAATagtacactgttaaaaaaattgt is a window encoding:
- the LOC130667352 gene encoding putative ankyrin repeat protein RF_0381 — translated: MELSRSKFTYKYISKSIKKGVIEDINEVIPVLSGLTLLQIATVNNDKKLVNYLLRKGADINSKSKCWGKVFNIAVMTNNLTTIQSLISYGADVISNINHQIEISESGSFLEAVIKYYEEDHTSDPELLLSSLHSLSMLMHCYKLDFAIVPLNIAISLMNVEMVELLLKNNANPNADADIDKYRSPLIFAAIRGNVPIIKLLLAYGLDVNIRKKHLGESLLHIVVQMRNSEAVEFFLNHDMFDINMVTDCKDSALHYGIMNATDDNIIRQLLNAGIDINLKNTRGKTAFTSRLNNSGKVNDAITEHIAKCSAANFYVNQENLAVVNSEKFGALSIQCMSEIEKMKTTFVGKSNVTYHYVLYNKCVHKLALSLKYVSDSTILDLDIKSIFPLYAGMMTYRLKKALRRKKFLFNAIDSTNDIFQELQLPILFRL